A window from Thiomonas sp. FB-Cd encodes these proteins:
- a CDS encoding AI-2E family transporter: MSRRLDPWVLAFLAGLGLVPFAPFAVPIVAGMALAAASLPLQRRLESRMPAWMAASIVTALWLAMAVLPVVAIVSLLAPLLPALKQASLNPDALIRAATQAPWVGALVASHQDAVRAWIAHNQPDTVLTQHLADLRVIGARLATLALHAALALAVLWAVLTRRAQVAGALQHSLRRVVSKDLASRIEGHALRSTQAVMLGMVALALWEGLLTMPLFALTGLPSWFAWGVAIGMLSAVPGGTGAALVLATALLGAQGHIAAALAVLVLGHVITMTGDFIVKPEIIGATSHAPFLLVLLAIFGGVEVFGLVGLILGPVLVLTAQALVFDD; this comes from the coding sequence ATGAGCCGCCGCCTGGATCCGTGGGTGCTGGCCTTCCTGGCGGGGCTCGGACTGGTTCCCTTCGCCCCATTTGCGGTGCCGATCGTGGCTGGCATGGCCCTGGCCGCGGCAAGCCTGCCGCTGCAACGGCGCCTGGAGTCGCGCATGCCCGCGTGGATGGCCGCGTCCATCGTCACGGCGTTGTGGCTGGCGATGGCCGTGCTGCCGGTGGTGGCCATCGTCTCGCTGCTGGCGCCCCTGCTGCCGGCGCTCAAACAGGCAAGCCTCAATCCCGATGCGCTCATTCGCGCAGCCACGCAGGCGCCGTGGGTTGGCGCACTCGTGGCGAGCCACCAGGATGCAGTGCGCGCCTGGATTGCGCACAACCAGCCCGACACGGTGCTGACACAGCATCTTGCCGACCTTCGCGTGATCGGTGCGCGCCTGGCGACGCTGGCACTGCATGCCGCTCTTGCCCTGGCTGTGCTGTGGGCGGTCCTCACCCGGCGCGCGCAAGTGGCCGGCGCACTGCAGCACAGCTTGCGTCGCGTCGTCTCCAAGGATCTGGCCAGCCGCATCGAGGGCCATGCGCTGCGCTCCACGCAGGCCGTCATGCTGGGCATGGTGGCCCTGGCGCTGTGGGAAGGCCTGCTCACCATGCCGCTGTTTGCCCTGACCGGGCTTCCGTCCTGGTTTGCCTGGGGCGTGGCCATCGGGATGCTGTCGGCGGTGCCGGGCGGCACGGGCGCAGCCCTGGTCCTGGCCACCGCGCTGCTGGGCGCGCAGGGCCACATTGCTGCGGCTCTTGCCGTGCTGGTGCTGGGCCACGTCATCACGATGACGGGAGACTTCATCGTCAAGCCTGAAATCATCGGCGCCACCAGCCACGCTCCGTTCCTGCTGGTGCTGCTGGCGATCTTCGGTGGCGTGGAAGTGTTCGGCCTGGTGGGGCTGATTCTCGGACCCGTCCTGGTGTTGACCGCCCAGGCGCTGGTGTTCGACGACTGA